The Amblyraja radiata isolate CabotCenter1 chromosome 21, sAmbRad1.1.pri, whole genome shotgun sequence genome contains the following window.
gtacaaactccgtacagacagcgcctgtagtcatgaTCGTATGTggggggtccctggcgctgtgaggcagcaactctaccgctgcacagaaTTATTTCAAAGAACCAATTCCGAGTGTCACTAATGCCCAAAGTGCTTCCAATAATTGTTTAAATATAAAAATCCAAATGAGCCAACATCTCACAGTGAGGTtgccaatggacaataggtgcaggagtaggccattcggcccttcgagccagcaccgccattcactgtgatcatggctgatcatccacaatcagcaccccgttcctgccttctccccatatcccctgactccgctatcttcaagagccctatctagccctctcttgaaagtatctagagaaccggcctccaccgccctctgaggcagactcacaactctgccaAGGTCCAAGATCTGAAACGGACAATATTACAAGAGGGAAACAAAATGggaatgagactttatgaattatGGAGGTTTTTAAAAGTAAACATAATAAATTGGGCTCTTAATTCAAAGTGAATGCTTTCCAATTTCACATCACCTGAGTTTTTAcacaagagggtggtgggtatgtagaacgagctgccagaggaaatggttgagacagggtacaataacaacatgtgGACAGGTCCttcaataggaaaggtttagagggatatgggccaaacgcgggcagatgttTCTAGATgctgcatggaaataggcccttcggcccactgagtctttgctggccatcgatcacccgttcacactagttctatgctatcccactttctcatccactctacaccctggtggggggggggggggcaatttacagaggggccgattaacctacaaacccgcacgtcttagggatgtgaggggaaacccacgcggtcacaaggaggatgtgcaaactccacacagacagcacccaaggtctacTAGCTGCGCTTCTGTGCCGGGGCACCTTGGCCAgcatggagggccgaagggcctgtttccgcaccgtgtGACTCGACACTGACTCCTTACCATCTTGTTCGTCCTCCACGTAGTTCTCCCACTCATTCAACTGTTCCTCGTGATATTCCTTCCGTCGCTCGTCAGCAGAGAGCCTCTGTCTATTCTCGGCTGTGGGCAAGAATATGTTAAAGATTAAATCAAAAATCTGTTTGAAAGTTGCATAttcctagcaggtcaggcagcatctgtggagagagaatcagAGTTGAGATACTCAGTCaccaaaaatattaacatttaactaatttgaggaaggacattcttgctattgagggagtgcagcgtaggttcaccaggttaattcccgggatggcgggactgtcatatgctgagagaatggagcggctgggcttgtatactctggagtttagaaggatgagagggtatcttattgaaacatataagattattaagggtttggacacgttagaggcaggaaacatgttcccgatgttgggggagtctagaaccaggggccacagtttacgaataaggggtgagccatttagaacggagacgagaaaacactttctctcacagggagttgtgagtctgtggaattctctgcctcagagggcggtggaggcaggttctctggatactttcaagagagagctagatagggctcttaaagatagcagagtcaggggatatggggagaaggcaggaacggggtactgattgtggatgatcacattgaatggtggcactggctcgaagggccgaatggcctactcctgcacctattgtctaacattGAAGTTGTACCCTGGCCACTTCtcgcctctcccatcgggcaaaagtgtgaagatgcacacctccagattcagggacagtttcttcccggctgttatcagacaactgaaccatcctaccacaaccaggcaGCAAAGAAacctttgttttgcctgctattcAATCcgttcagataatactatacataaatccaatcaaatagtgaaaggcctggatagagtggatgtgtagaggatgtttccactagtgggagagtccaggaccagagggcacagcctcagaattaaaggacgttcttttaggacggggatgaggaggaatttctttagtcagagggtggtgaatctgttggattcattgccacagactgctgtggagaccttccttaaagcggagattgataggttcttgattagcaagggcgtcaaaggttatgaggtggagaggggaagacgaatcagccacggttgaatggcggaatgggCTCAATGGCCTAACTGCTCCTATGATTTGTGAACTTACAATCAAATCAACCTCCAgtccaacaggtagagcaaaggggaagatacagagtgcagaatatagttctcagcattgtagcgcatcagttccacagacaaagtccaatgtccgcaatggggtagaggtgaatcgtaagtaataggagcagaattccattcggcccatcgcctactccgccattcaatcctggctgatctatctttctctctcattcaccagccttctccccataacccctgacacccgtactaatcaagactccatttctgccctaaaaatatccattggcttggcctccacagccgtctatggcaatgaattccactttgtagcattgtagcgcatcagttccacagacaaagtccaatgtccgcaatggggtagaggtgaatcggacagtaccctagcttatggagggGCTCAGCTTCCAACAGCTGAAGAGAGTGGGGAGATTTACGCCTCTGATGCTGTGACTTCACTGAGGATATTGGTCTCCAAGTTAGGAAAGTAAGCAGCAGACTTGTGCAACTTGGCTGGGTCAGAACAGTTCctgtttattttcattttaaattaACTAACAGAGCACTTAAAATAAAACGTGTAAAATCTTTGCTCCAAAACCACTATGTAATAGCAGCTCATTCAGCTTAAGACATTTGTGTCTGAGTTAAAACACCTCAATAAAaaagggcacagagtgctggagtaactcagcgggtgcagcagcatctgtggagaacatggataggtggcgtttcccagagtgctggagtaactcagcgggtcaggcagcatctgtggagaacatggataggtggcgtttcacagagtgctggagtaactcagcgggtgcagcagcatcattggagctaaggaaataggcaacgtttcgggtcgaaacccttccgggtttcagcccgaaacgttgcctatttccagaagggtttcggcttgaaacgttgcctatttccttcgctccatagatgctgctgcaccataactcagcgggtcaggcagcatctgtggagaacatggataggtgacgtttcacagagtgctggagtaactcagcgggtcaggcagcatctgtggagaacatggataggtgacgtttcacagagtgctggagtaactcagcgggtcaggcagcatctgtggagaacatggataggtgactttttgggttgggaccattcttcagaaaaaaaatgttgttttagttttacagcgtggaaacgggcccttcggcccagttccatgttatcccactttctcatccactccctacacactaggggggcaatttacagaggggccgattagccgacaaacccgcacgtctttgggatgtgggaggaaaccggagcgcccggagaaaacccacacgttctccacacactctcccactaatggaaacatcctctccacatccactctatccaggcctttcactcctaaccccattcactcctaacccgccttctccccataactccgacACCTCCCACACtatctcccatccccccccccctccactcaccgGCCAGCTCGGCTCTGGTCGAGCGCTTGCTCCGACGTTTCAGGAATGTGGACGCGACCTCCCCCGACACGAACAGCCGCCGCCGGGGCCCGAGGGAACCTTCCCCCGCTCCCGGGCCACTGACTCCGGCCGCCGGAGACCCCGGGTCCGGGCGCAGGACCGCCCCATCGCTGCGGCTCAACActggcagagggggagagaggggagagagaggggaggtgagacTGAGAAGGGGCGAGGGATGGGGAGGAAGCGCCCGGGACCGACTACACACACCCCTGACCCCCGCCGCACCCCGCGGTGTAACAGACCTGGGGGGTAgactgggtgggtgggggggggggggggtgatcgcgTGGAGTTAAATCCCAGCGCTGCCCCCACaacacacgaggaactgcaggtgctgggaactggaacacaacacacaaagtgctggaggaactccgtggtGGAGGGGGATGGACAGACGTTGCgggctctctgtctctgtctctccctctctgttttttctctgtctctctcgttaACATCGACCCCTccaccacagacgctgcccgacccgcagttcctccagcactttgtgtgttgtttCACAgttcccagcacctgcagttcctcgtgtgagCAGAGGGTCTCCGGGGGGAACGAGGCGAGGGGTGGGAGAAGGGTCAGcagggacacgatgggccgaagggatgaAGACAGTCTGTAGGGCGAGGGGGGATTCTTAGACCCATGGATGGGGCGGTGATGGCAGAGACCTACCGGCGAGCAGGAGGGCGGAGAGGGCTGAGCTGAGCAACAGGAGCCGGCGGCACCGCATCGTGGAGCCGGAGAGAGACTCTGATACAGACagacaggggagggagggagggtcagtcccacaggggagggggcagtggaggtgggttcttgagaggaccaccccccccccccccccccctctcccccctcccacaagcTCCGTGTTGGGCAGGCAATGAAGCAAGCGAGCAGCGAGGTTGTGGAGTTGAGGATGTGACACTTCAGTCTTCATTCACGGATCTCTCGCTCTGTGAAGCGTTTGTCTGGAGACTCGGCAACTCCTTGCATCGGCTgcacagtgcaggaaggaactgcaggtgcacaaaaatgctggagaaactcagcgggtgcagcagcatctatggagcgaaggaaataggcaacgtttcgtcccgaaacgttgcctatttccttcgctccatagatgctgctgcacccgctgagtttctccagcatttttgtgtaccttcgattttccagcatctgcagttccttcttaaacacacccGAATATAAGACACaacgagctggagtaactcggcaggtcaggcagcatatctgcagTTACTGGGAGAAAatgggtcattctgcagttgtacagagccctagtgagaccacacctggagtattgtgtgcagttttggtcccctaatttgaggaaggacattcttgctattttgggagtgcaacgtaggtttacaaggttaattcccgggatggcgggactgtcatatactgagagaatggagcggctgggcttgtacactctggagtttagaaggatctcattgaaacatataagattgtttggacacgctagaggcagcaaacatgcccacaccggccaacatgtcccagctacactcgtcccattttcctgcgctttgtccatatcccttcaaacctagtagatgaaggggaaaggatttaataggaatccgagaagtaacgtttccacacagaggggggtgggtgtatggaacgagctgccaggggaggtagttgaggctgggactatcgcaacgtttaacagttagacaggtacatggatagggcaggtttggagggatatggaacaaacgcaggcaggtgggactagtgtagatggggcatgttggccagtgtgggcaagttgggccgaagggcctgtttccgtgctgtatcactctaactCTATGACCTAGTTTTATATCTTACCCAtaaattttgtttagtttcgcacaatgatacagcgcggaaacaggcccttcggcccatcgaggccgtgtcgaccagcgatccccgcacactaacgctactaATGCTACACTAGGGACAgtgtacaatttttactgaagccaatgcaatctacaaacccgcacgtctttggaatgtgggcggaaaccggagcacccggagaaaacccacgcaggtcacggggagaacgtgcaaactccgtacagacagcacccgtagtcaggattgagcccgggtctctggcgccgtgaggcagcaactctacccgctgcgccaccatgacgcccATTATTATCTTgttaaatgtttaaatgtttcCTTGCATGCACAGTTTGTTTGATGTTTGGAGCGGAAttaatgtgtaaaataatattGGTGCTGGTTCATAATTGGCACATGTAGAGAGAGAAAcactttgcctgctatccagtcaaatcattccATTATGTAGAACAGCACAGgctgagcacaggaacaggccattcggcccacaatgttggtgctgaacacaatgccaagatcaacttttatacttcagtctgaagaagggtttcggcccgaaacgtcgcctatttccttcgctccatagatgctgctgcacccgctgagtttccccagcaattttgtgtaccttcaacttttatacacctgcacatgatccattcccacaggcctatctaaaagcatcttaaataacGCTAtcaacaagacagacacaaaaagctggagtaactcagcgggacaggcagcatctctggagagaaggaatgggtgacgtatcgggtcgagacgcttccagAGATAAAACATACAGGGATCGCCCCTCCAGAGATTACACAGatggaatgtagttggagacagtaagactggtgggagaattgggaagggggaggggatggagagagagggaaagcaagggttacttgaagttggagaagtcaatgttcacaccgctggggtgtcagctgcccaagtgaaatatgaggtgctgctcctccaatttgcgctgggcctcactctgacaatggaggaggcccaggacagagaggtcagtgtgggaatgggagggggagatgaagtgctgagccaccgggagatcaagttggtttaggtggactgagcggaggtgttcagaaaatgatcgccgagcctgcgctgggtctcaccgatatacaggagtatagtccacacctggaacagcggatacagtagatggggttggaggtgagagtgaacctctgccatcacacacaccacactccccaccattgtagatgtagcccagtccatcacacagaccacactccccaccattgtagatgtagcccagtccatcacacagaccacactccccaccattgtagatgtagcccagtccatcacacagaccacactccccaccatcgactccatctacacttcacgctgcctcgggaaagcagccgacatcatcaaagacttgtccctgtcccatccccggtcattccttcctctccccgttcctgtccggcagaaggtacagaagcttgaaagcgcgcaccaccagactcaggaacagcttcttcctctctgttatcaggcttctgaacggcccttccataagctagggtactgcccgattcacttctaccccattgtggacattggactttgtgtgtggaactgatgcgctacaatgctgagaactatattctgcactcagtatcttcccctttgctctacctgttgtactggagtttggtttcattgtatttatgtagagtattatctgatctgacggGACAACTGCGGaacagctttccactgtacctcgctacacgtgacaataatatcctttagaaacatagaaattaggtgcaggagtaggccattcggcccatcgagcctgcaccgccattcaatatgatcatggctgatcatccaactcagtatcctgtacctgccttctctccataccctctgatccctttagccacaagggccacatctaactccctcttatatatagccaatgaactggcctcaactaccttctgtggcagagagttccagagattcaccactctctgtgtgaaaaatgtttttctcatcacggttttaaaggatttcccacttatccttaagctgtgaccccttgtcctggacttccccaacatcgggaacaattctgCTTTCTGCTCCTACACAAACTCCACCAATTTAGTCTGGAATGTTAGAACATTCTGGAACAAGTGACGTCATTGTCACCTTGCTTCTAACTGCTATAATTTCAGAAAATGGTACATTCACTGTTGGAGCAACTCTGGACTTAGACATGGACTTAGAGGTCAGGAAACTCTGACCCACAGCATCCCCTGGTGGCCactggcaacacagctttagtttagagatacagccagtCCTGGGCAAGGACTCGagcgcctgaagggcctgtttctgtgctgtacctcggtacaggtgacaataaagtatcgttgATCATTAAAGCGATtgtgcagagtgctggagtctggttattggctgcaaccttccctcccattgatgaactgtacacagcaagggccataaagcgagcgggcaagatcatctctgacccctctcaccctggccacaaactctttgaatcacttccctctggaaggcgactccggattgtcaaagctgccacagccagacataaaaacagcttttgttccccacgagtagtagctctactcaataaccaaaaattccttgtatgtgaatacttgaccaagaagtttattcattcattcatcccaaCAGCAACAATAAATTAGTACAGGGCAGAAAACCCACAACATTGTTTAATTAAGGTCTAACATTACAGAAACACAGGTTTGATTAAAACTGGCGAAAGTGTGAATTTGTTGAATTGAGGAAACTTTAAAAGAATTAAACCAGATCAGCGTATAATAAAACTCTGAGCATCTGCCAATGGGTTATGACCACGGATCGGgcaacaaggaatggcagatgctggtttacaaaataaaagatacagagtgctggagtaactcagcgggtcaggcagcatctgtggagaacatggataggcgacgtttcgggtcgagacccttcttcagattataggACTAGAACTGTCTCAGTAAATGATTCACCAGGACCATAGTTCTCACATTGCCTTTAAATCCACTGACTGGAACGTACTATAACAATGAcctctggacaggtacatggataggacaggtttagagagatatggaccaaacgcaggcaggtgggactagtggaggtggggcatctctagtttagtttagtttacagatacagcatggtaacaggcccttcggcccaccgagtccacgctgacctgcgatcgcccgctcacaccagttctatgctatcccactttctcatccactccctacagaggggccgattaacctacaaacccacacttctttgggatgcgggaggaaaccggagcaaacccacgcaggtcacggggagaacgtgcaagttccatccactcacactcacacacagctcctgtagtcaggatggaacccgagtctctggcgctgtgagtcacggCTCTactcactgtgccaccgtgcaggacctatggacaggtacatggatcagatgggtttagagggatatgggtcaaacatgggaaaattggactagcttatcttggtcggcgtgggcgagTTGGGATGATGGGCCGGTTTCTGCGCTGCTTctccttctgtcgtatgtcttttagacctgcagctccgttgacccgagccaggccaacgtgtcatcgtccaggttgtCCAGGCCGCGCTGCACGACTCTAAGACCTCACTCGAAAATGTAATATAATACTGCGCAAATCTCAAAGGAAGCAAATGAAAATTGTCCTGGGCCATTAATATGCATCGCATCCAATATCTCAGTCCCAAACATACTGGATTATCAGGGTGTTACTGTATgcctagttttttttaaactgtaaacATTGATGTAAACTCTTAAAAGACAATTCTTAAacatgtgagtctgaagaagggtttcgcccgttccttctccacagacactgcctgaaccgctgagttactccagcattttgtttctaccttctacCTAAAGTACATTGAATGTAGATTATTATTTGCAAAGAAAAGTACTGAGTTAGTCACTGGAAAGAGTGTAAAATACATGCACTGCCAGTGTACAGTTTCCATCCCCAGAACAAGGTCACAGGTTGGTTCTCTCTCCTTGTACAAGACGACCCTTGAAACGCCAGATATCCTGCAAAGGAAAGAGGAATCCACAAGTTCAGCagtgtcttagagtcatagagtgatacagtgtggaaaacaggcccttcggcccaacttgcccacaccgaccaacatgtcccatctacactagtcccacctgcctgcacttggtcctatccatgtacctgtctaactgtttcataaacgttgggatagtcccagcctcaactacctcctccggcagctcgttccatggaaaagttacccctcagattccaattaaaccttttccccttcaccttgaacctatgtcctctggtcctcgattcccctactctgggcaagagactctgtgcgtctacacgatctattcctctcatgattttgaacatctcaataagatcacccctcatcctcctgcgctccatggaatagagacccagcctactcaacctctccctgtagctcacaccctctagtcctggcaacatcctggtaaacctatgtcctctggtccacgattcccctactctgggcaagagactgggcATCTTCTGCTCCACCTgcagtgtgtttagtttagtttagagttacagcgcataaacaggcccttcggcccatcgagtctgtgccgaccagcgatccccgcacacgaacactatcctacacacaccagggacaattaacaattttgcccaagccaattaacatacaaacccgaaTTGCTGgtttgcacccggagaaaaacctacgcaggtcatggggagaacgtgcaaactccacaagatggcacctgaggtcaggattgaacccgggtctctggcgctgtgaggcagcaactctgtataGACCTCTCACGACTATACAGACCGTATGGGCGTGAGAAGTCTCCAAACAGTCGTAGcgtatttctggtcgccgctgaacttTTACAGTTTTGACACTAGTTTCAGAACCTTGATGTCATTTTTCACAACTCTAGATACAAAACTCACAACCAATGATCAAAATGcacttttttcaaaactctaacACTTTTTCCAATTTCTTGGATACAATTCACATAAACCAAAGATCATTTGTCCATTGAACTATAATCACCTGTTCAAAATGACACAACTTAACATCAAAGTATAACCATTTCAAAATGCAATTCACACATTACATTTGAGATGACTGTCTATTCAtttcattacaataatctaactatCAATTGATACAACTGCTCAAAATGACAAGTAACTGTTGCATTACTCTTAAAGCATAGTCTTATGGAAACTGAGGATGAGCATGTTCAGATCATGAAAGTTTCAGGATGACGACAATGATTGACACCACCTGTGACACCAATTCGTTACTGATGATTGATCTGACCTTGTGGTATGGGTGTAAGTGGCATCCACAACAACATCTGTAGTTATACAACAtggagcaggcaggtgggcaccATAGAGGTCAAGTaggagaaggaagaggaggaagaggaggaagacgtGGTCAAAGGAATGGCAGGGGACAAGCACCCCGTTTGAGAGGTGGCCATGGGCCCCGTTTGAGAGGTGGCCATGGGCCCCGTTTGAGAGGTGTGGGGGAACGGGGTCGAGGACAAAGACCAAGACAGCAACGgcaaagagtctccaatgagattaGAGCAATGGTTGTAGATCATGTCATCAATCATGGCATGACAATGATTGAGGCAACGAGAATGATACAACCAAACCTTAGAAGATCAACCGTGGCCTCAATCATTAGAACTTTCCGCAATGAGAACCGGTAAGTCTTCAGCATGCACTACAGTAAACATTACAGTACTGTAGGCTACTCTTACTGTAATTGTCAAATGATTGTACACTGCATGCCAATGTGCAGCACAGAGTAGGTAATGTGACTATGAAAatgtgttaaccatataacaattacagcacggaaacaggccatctcgacccttctagtccgtgccgaacacataatctcccctagtcccatatacctgcgctcagaccaataTAACCTGCTCAGACCAATATAACCAATGTTCTACAGTATGATGACATGTTCTTCCTGTCATATTCCCTACAGAATTGAGACTAGACCCAATAGTGGAGGCAGAGGCAGACTCCTCACTGAGGAACAGGAACGGGCTGTGGTCAACATGGTCCGGGCCAGAAATGACATTCGGCTTAGAGAAATCAGACAGAACATCCTGGACGATGAAGATCTCTTCAGGAATGTGGAAGCCATAAGTTTGCCGACCATTGCACGTGTTCTGAAAAGGCACCAGGTGTCCCTCAAACAGTTGTACCGTGTGCcttttgaaagaaatgcagaCAGAGTGAAGCAACTGAGGATTGAGTATGTTCAGGTATGTTCTGTTTCATGATGCCTGTTTGTGAAAAATTCCCCATCATTGTAC
Protein-coding sequences here:
- the ucma gene encoding unique cartilage matrix-associated protein, whose amino-acid sequence is MRCRRLLLLSSALSALLLAVLSRSDGAVLRPDPGSPAAGVSGPGAGEGSLGPRRRLFVSGEVASTFLKRRSKRSTRAELAAENRQRLSADERRKEYHEEQLNEWENYVEDEQDEQYERNREKVESWRQWHYDGLYPSYQYNRHVY